ataattaaaaaaaaacaatggtgCGGGGCATAAACCAAATCCACCAAAACAAAGTTAAGAAAGGTGTTAATTAGGCTATTCAATTCCATGTCTAAAACAAACTTCTCTAGAGCAATTAACAAGGGTATCCCACCAAATTAAGTCATCTGCTAATAATCCTGCATTAACAATTATATTAGCACAtacattctttctttttttgttgaaggaatacattcttttctttataaatgTGAGAAATTCTTAATTTaaagtttataataatattcaaACAGATGTTCCACTTCCACTTTATATctacataatatataattcCATAAGACATATGAATCATTTCAAGAAACAATTTTGGTTACATTCAAtataaattatttcataaataaatattaattatataattgatgtgaataataatgtataattaatcatgaaatcacaaaattatatacgcaattttttattcaatgttattatcaacaaaaaaatttgattctacaataTGTTAAACTTGTGCATAAAAATAACCTTACCATGGTTCAAACGAGACATTCTTTCCTTTATTACCATGAAAGGTTaaaaaattaagggttaattaagtttttagttccaataaatattcacagttttgtttttattccctacaaaataaaatcacattttttagtctaTGTGACATTTTCCCTAAGcatttaagggaccaaaactgttgatgaaattttttgagaATGACTAAAAGTGTTGATGTaaaaatttatagggattaaaaatgttgagggaaaattttataaggactaaaaaatgtaattttattttgtaaagactaaaaacaaaactgtaaatatttataaggactaaaaacttaattaacctaaAAATTAATAcagttatttaaaataaaatgaatttttatgattaGCAAGTTTTTTTTGTGACCTCCTTACTAGGTATGCTAAAGGACAAACACAAGATACGTATATAGTTAAGAGATGTTTAATAtttactatgttttttttaaataatgacaatattttataaaaggGTTTTTACAACTTCATACATGCTAAATACAACTTCATATACACTATAAATAGGTTGAGTCCAATTCTAGTTTTTAcatgcaaaaagaaaaagaaaatatgactAAAATTCTCAAATGTGTTTATGCTATGATACTTTTTCTTCCCTTATTTGTTGTTGCAATGGAAGTTGGCCGTCGTGGTGAGCAAATTTTaatccttttcaattttttatccttCTTTACTTTGTAATTCTACACAAtcttatatcatattttttcattACAGCAAATGTTGAGTGTGAAAGTGATAAAGACTGTCAAGAACATTGGTccgaattttttattattcaatgCATTGACAACATATGTGTACCTTCTGAAAGGCCTCTTTGATTCCATGGGTTGTTGTGCTAGCAAAATAAGTGTGCAATATACCTTATGATAGAATATTGCATGAGTTGTCATTTAGTTATTGCGCTAGCACCTAATAAATTTATATGTAACATCTCAATTTGAATTATAAGAATTCAAAACATTTTCATCTCAAATGGGATTTTACTTTaagattttaacataaaactTTAACTAAATGACCTTGAATAACTTTCATTACAAGAaacatttacaaaatatttataaatatataaatgacactcgttttaaaatataatggaTGAATAGATCTTAAACTAGACTCTGATTGTGATCCGACCTCTGAGGTGAGATATTAATTATCTCAGTGAACTTCCCAACATGAGATAAAACACAATCTTGTCATTGAAGGAGATTTTTCATAATATGcgaacataataaaaaaattaaatcatcaattaaaagacattaatttatttcattacaataaatattattattcaatCACTTACTCTTAACCTtataacttataaataatagGCTTAAGTGTAGCTTTGCCCCCCCCCCCTATTTTGACTCAAACGGagttttaccccctctattttaaaaCTCTGAATTTCACCCCCCCAGTTTAATGTTTTTCGGAGTTTtgccccctattttaaaaatcagaattttaCACCCCCCGCCCCCCCAATTTAATATTTGTCAGGATTTGGCTTATGTGGTGGTGCTGATGTgacttaaataatattaaaaaagtatccacctatttaaattatttatattaaatattctgaattaaaaaaatcaataaataaaaaatgtaacttaaaataataataataataatcatcatcattttgcttatattttcttcaaaaaatcattttgttttttttttggtgtaaaatCATTTTGCTTATACGGACACAAAatccaaaatctaaaaaatcattttactttgctcaaaaaaataaaaatattttacttatatttccTTCCATGTATTTTAAATgggattttcttttgtttattatgatattttcCTACCCTTTATCTCAATGTTCCAGTATTTTCTATgcttttttacttcttttttctccTCTCGGTTTTATAATTCctgcttttttcttcttctggattttatggtattttttaaaaaattattccaaattttgtaattacaaaaattaatttaagtgattaatgatttttttacattattttaaataattaattaggcggataataagataatattttaaaattcacaTAGCAATGccacatcaacataaatgagTTTAAATTTGACTTGGGCGGCAAAATCCTGGAAAATGTAAaacggggggggggggggggtaaaaCTCCGTGTTTAAGTCAAAATAGGAGGCAAAACTGCACTTAAGCCTAAATAATATAAGTACCGAAAGTGGGAAGACCTtgataacctaaactaactgaTTTGTGAACATAAATGTTCATTACATTAGAACAATCACTGACAAGTCAGTTATCTATAATAAATCATTTGATAAGGTGGAGATAGATTAACTCCGATAAGCAGTGTCTCGTTTATCCCTTCTTACACATTCCGTCGTAGACGGTGTATCCACCTAGCTAGGGTGAATTTCATAATTACCACTTAGATACCTCGTATACTTTAGATATATAATATACATTATGCATAATAACGTTGATATTCAAAGTAAGCCTTAAAACTTCAAAGTCAATTTATACCATTTCTCATATCATCATATCAACTTCTTATACACTTAATTCAATAGCCTCATACTAAACATAATCATCTGGCTTATATCAGCATACTTTCATTTACTCAACATTAGCTTATGGGCTTAGGTTTAATCTTTCATATATTATCATCATAACATAATACTATGACAATAAATCCTTCAAACAACTTATGTTCATGCAATGTTACACAAATAGTCCCAAAAATCCTGTTTTTCAATAGTTAGACAACAAATtcgacaatttaattaaaatatgaaccAATGTCGGATTTGagtaaataaacatttttttggaAAGGTTAGAATGtgtagattatatatataagtcttattttttttcctttcgcATCGATTTTcgacccaccaaaggtggacgactaatccggctcatgcgcactggccaagtgtTGTTTCCCTTGAAAATCAAACCTGATATTCCCCGAGTACGTCCTTTGAAGGAGCTCCTTaccactggagcccaaacaactttGAAGGAGCTCCTttaattagatattttttttttttggtacaatgacTCTATGGACTAAGATTATTTATAACTATGTTATATACTAGTGGgtgtttaatatatattgtcataatagtatttattaaataacttatgtagtagtatttattaaataatcataatcaatcttgACCACAATATACATATCTTACCTATTAGTATTTAAAtaacttactaaaaaaaatcctttcgtaatttctaaaatttattagTCTGTGGGgtgattgaaaaaaattgtagaaTAACTATAAACCACATAGTTTTGCTTGAGAATAATAAACATATAATCATAATAAACATATGTCTGGTTGCCGGTGTTTTTGGCAAACAGATATCGACTAGTATTGATTATAACAAGCAGGATCAAACCAGAGATCCTAGGACATGTTTATGCATTTTGTTGGTGTGCGTTCATCGAGTTCGTATGTTGCTTAACGAACGGGAAGAGACCATGTGGCGTCTTTTGACAAGTTTTAATACATTAAGTTTAAATTGCAGAAActtaaaggaaaaagaaaaagttacagATGCAAGTGCATTAAGAGTAAAATTGGTTCGACAAATCTTTTACATACATTCTTTATGACTCTTTTCTCTCTGTCGGTACTTTGAGTGTTTTAGAATTATGTATAAGCGATTTACGACCTGTTTTACCTATggaaaactattatttatacatCGGAAATAAGTGGAAAAGAAACTAATCTCACGATCAACACTCCTTCCATGTAGACAACCGCTTGTCTCCTACGTGCTCCTTTGAGGAAACCGCTTctcctttgaaatttgaatcttTCCCGCTCCAAAGGCAGTTGCTTTGACTTCGACAGCTTTGCTTCTTGCTCTGTATCTTGTCGAACTTCAATGCTTCGAAACTCTTCACGCTAAATCCAACATTTCGTTGAACTCCTTTGATTAGAGAAAAGACTTTGATTCGTGCAAGAGTAAAAGTCAACTAATGTTGACCACATTAAATGAGGCTGGTGAAAATACCAGCTAACAATGTCACTATGattacaaaatatattaaatgcaaactagttttttttcttctttataagTTAAGAGTGGGTTTAAACAGTAAGGAGAGACTCAGATATCTCAAATCGGTTGGTATCTTCAAGAAATTCATATCCTTTGTCATCCACTCATAATACATATTAAAAATGGGGGAAAGTATGTACAAGATGGGGGACAAACCGAAATCCTCAAAAGCAAGTTAAAAtaagacaaaacaaaaaagaaaagtgacCCTAAAGAAAAAAGGAGTTGCTCAACCACCCTTCGGTTCCCCATTGAAACAAATGTTGTAGGAATTAAAATTATTGAGTTGtttcttctgcttcttcatcAAATAAGTCGTAAAAGAGTTCTGTCGCACCATTATATTTAAGGCAATTCCATGAGTTTGATCAAAACTTGTGTGTGCGTCTGATATATGTTGAGTATAATATTTGAAATCCTTTATCTATTAACGTAGACATAGCACACCTGGTTATAGGTCAATAGTGCCCAAATCCCACATTGTAAGCATATGTTCATAGTtttcaaattgaaattcaaaaaaacctCTAACAAGTGAAATCATTCTCTGATTACCTGACGTGTTCCACAACATAGTTAGCTTTCGAGTCAAGTCTCTAGCAATTAAAAGGAGTATAAGGctataaaactaattaaaaggTTAGGAAATGTAAATTAAAG
Above is a genomic segment from Medicago truncatula cultivar Jemalong A17 chromosome 5, MtrunA17r5.0-ANR, whole genome shotgun sequence containing:
- the LOC11431999 gene encoding uncharacterized protein, with amino-acid sequence MDKTLKYMYTLISFISLFFIAKNDAANVECESDKDCQEHWSEFFIIQCIDNICVPSERPL